atattgcaaAGCATCTTGGTCATTAAACTATAGTCTCTTCTGAGATACTACACCAAGAATAAGTTTCAGTATACCTTGCATTTTACATTGCtttgataattattatttgtattttagaTACCCTATCATCTCTATCACTTGGAGATGAATTTGATGTAAACAAagtatctgaaaacaacacttctGAATTAGAGTTGTCTGACTCTTCACAGGAGTCTGGAAAGGTGGTTTGTAAAAGAAGACACTCAAGAGAGGAGCCTGACCCTCAAGAAAGGACGGCCATCAAGAAAGCTAGAACTGAGGGTATTCTTCCAAATTGTGTGGACTACAATAAATGTATGCAGCAAATAAGagaacaatatttttcaaagattCCAGAGTTATATATGTATggttttaaattcaaaacaccTTTTAAACTTGAATTGAAAAATAAGTCAGATTATCCTAAACTTAAGCAAGCCCTGAATAGGTGTGTTCAGATGGATGCTGAAGCTGATGAGACTAATGTTAATGAGGACAATTTGAGTACTGACCAGACCAAAATAACACACTGTTCAGGAACTGATAAACTTGAGACAAATGAGAACATTCCTTCTACATTGGCTTCATGTACAAATATAACACATGTAGATACAGATATAGAAGGCCATGAATCACTCCAGAACTTTGAAAGCATAACAAACAGAGCAAGGGAAGAAACTAATGAAAAGGAAAAACGCACAAGTTCTGATGTAACTGAAGCCAAACAGAGTGATAAGGGTATAATAAATGAAAGAACAAGTGAATTAGACAAGAATAAAGAAGATACTTCAAAATTAAGTAAAGCCAAACAGGCAGTTGACAATagacaaaacaataaaacaacacTTAATGACAACAGAAATTACAGTGGTAAAGAGGGCTacagtatacatgtaataaaaaacaGTCAGTATTCAGATATCTCTGAAGATGAGGATGATTCACCTATCCTAAAAGGCTGCCACACTGACACTCCACCACCAGAATTTAACCATCCTGAGAGTTACTGCAATACCCAAGCTAAAGGTGAAACCTCTTACAATCCAAAGAAAggcaaagaaagaaagaaaagtggAAGTAATGCTAGATCATCAGTTTGTAAAGATACACCACAAGAAATAGACAAAACCACAACAGAACCAGCACCCAGCAACAGTATAAATGGTGCAAGACCTCTTCTAAATGAAAACATACTGAGACAATTAAGTATTGAAGATTTAAAAACATTGCTAAAAAATATATTGCATAATTATCCTTATGGGGTTGAAAAGGGACCAGCCAAACCACCACAACTtgcaaatgaaaacaaattaacagatatgacaaaacttcccAAATTTACAGACATTGAACAAACGAACAGTCAAAATGAATTGAACCAGTCATCAAGATGGGAAAGAGATGATCATGAAGAGGTCAGACTAAAGTTAAACgaaaaacttaaaatgaaaatgaagtcAGAAGAGAAGTATGCCTCAAAGGAACAGTCCAGTGTAGTGAGAATTGTTGAACGAGTAAAGACCAAGGTGCCTGATCCTTATTTTGATAGAGTTTCTGCAATAGAGGAGGAAGATCCAGAAGCTACTTTGTGGTATGGGTTTGATGGTGCTGGTGGAATAATTGTGAAAGATGACAACACAGATGCTTACAGCTGTATACCTCCAGATTAATGTCACTCTAAATTTAGAAAAGGCAgttttagttaagaaataatatatcctaaacagtgatttgtcattgtataaaatcattgtttggagtttagatgttAGGGAATTATTTCACAAGTGCTCAGCCTGTGTGATGTAATATAATGTATCTAAAAGGCAATGATTTTGTTCAAGAGCAAATCAAGGTTTGAGAtatataatttctgttttaagATGTTATCAAAGATTATTATATGcttccttgacgacattcattgtGTTTTGTAACCACATCTCTGTTTTGCTGAAcacgaaagaataatttcaatttgttcccaagtgaaattttatccgaaattcagttgctagacggatacccattctcaccaagcaaacgtttgaagtgaattaaatacacacgccataacgccgcttggcagAAAAAATAGGCAATACCATTTCATCTaccgttgattttattccatgAAAGTTCATTTCAGATGCAATATTCCATGATGTAAGTGCagagagctaaaatcctgaacaaatgctTTGCACgagtcattttccgttttctacgagcgtttccgttataaaaacatttttgtggtaattgcaaatctATACATTAGTGACATGGTCTCATTTACCTATTAAGAGtgcgtttataaaaatattggcgtaaatgtcttttagcagttattctaaaaaacaagatggcgtcattttgaagaaaaacatttttaaaaagaagtctggcaaaacagcaaaatttggtCCACCCCTATTTTTGCACTAAATATTTCGCATAATGGTAAGACaaaagttgttaataaattatggcatgataaatagaataataggttactgtcttttgagaaagggatttctcagacttggctagatatggtccggaaggagctcggcaagcctcgctccttccaggaccatatctagcctcatctgagaaaccctttctcaaaagacagtaaacTGTTATTCTGTgtctgggccataactttgacatgtataaattaatgttttctcaTATTTCCTtaccattttaaaaatgaaatgttgttaaaattgaagttaaatacatgtacttatttatatttataaatgttataaactaTCAACAACTGTAGAGTTTATTGTACCcaaattttaattcaaacattGTGTGTTATAACATAATGTATACCAgaatatagtacaatattgtatCATTTACAGATATCTGATCATTAGGTTATACTGCAAGTTGAGATGATTAATCACCTTCCAGTAAGAGACTTTTTATTGCATCGCtaaacttcattcacttgtttttcatgttaaatcccatttttgatatttttatatgtacttttcatatattaaaagtatttgattaACATTGTAGAAAgtattattgaatccattgtttcAGTTACCTCCCTGTATGGTTTCTGACTATAAGGTCATATGTAATATTGAAAAGTGTTTTTCAAACCATTTGATTATTcatgttttcaatttagacagatGCTTGATCTGTTTTTAACGCAACACcaaaagtttgtaaaaatttGCTTTCACAAAGTAAAAATGCTTCCAGTTTTGAGATCCCAACTTAAACAGTTTACTTCTGAGCTTATGACTGTgtgataataattttataatgatattttatttaactcATGGGCCACCTTTCAGTCGGTCCATCAGTgagtagaccatttggtttttGATAAATAACTGGAgggtatgactgaatagcaaagtctagtagatttcgcgaaatctaatcaaattagcgaaatctagacataaaatttaaactaatgaatatttttaaaaatcgttttaagcttttattaaagcacaacagtcaaacttcataggatgtggtcagtagatgattcCTTGTTTTACGGGCATTGATTTAGTTGTCAGTAGGTGAAAGggcaatgtcacagtgacctggagactgaaaatAGTTCCCTTTGAATAACTAAAGAACAGTTTGGTCTACAGTCAACAAACTTCATAcgatggtcaaggtcacattgaaatTTACACTAAAAGCAGTTTTTTACTACTAAAGAATGCCTTGTGTTGCAGATATCAACTACTtgttgtcagtagatgacccctattgtttttgagggcagtaggtcaaaggccaagatCACATTGATCTGAAGAATGAAAACGATTTTTGCTTGACAACTAAAGAACTAAAGCCTAATGCTTTTAACGTTGTTAAATAACAGATGTTCCCTTATGTTTTAGGggccagaggtcaaggtcagtgacATTAAAATTGAGAAAGGTTTCCAATCAGTATCTATAGAAGTACTTTTGGGCTTACAGATTACATTGAATGATTGCCTATGTTGTGTTTTTatgtcatttggtcaaaggtcaaggtcacagcatacaaaattacatactcAGTTGCCTTTGACAGACCCTCATTGGAGGTGAGGGgtgggggtatttttttttttttttttttttttttttaaagctgttgttttagattaaaagaaaaaagaaaacttctgTTGCAAAAAAGATTAATCAGCTTGCAGTTTTCCTCCTTACAGGTATTATATCAGTATATACATACAGGGTGTGCAACTTTTCTGTTGTCTTTTATTCAGGAATATGTGTTACATTCTATTTTTGTACATCTTTTCACCATGTATTAATCAGGTATTTGTAATGTAGGTGTTCACATCCATGAAGACCAAATCTCAGTTTTCTGTCTTTCACAATCTTTTTACTCAGGTGTGTACATATATAAACTAGGGGAAAATAACTATTAGTGTTTCCCTTTCAGGATGTATTATACAGGTGcataatgtaaatacatgtatatacatactgCAGGACCAAATTCTTACTTTTCTTACCCTTCACAGTCTTTTATTCAGGTATATACATACAATACAGGGATAAATAACCTGATAGCTTTTCCCCTTTAACTGTCACTGTATATATCATGTAGACTTTGGAAATCAACTCTtagttcatttattttcttattcaGGTATGTACACTAGTGATAAATTAtctaatacatgtagttattttgTCCCTTTCAGCATATATTATTTCAAGTATATTGTGCAAGTTTATACATACTAATGGACCAACTTCTTAATTTCTTGCACTTCACTGTATGTCCATATCATACACATTTTGGTCAAATATCCTAATATAGCCGTTTCCCCATTAGGCCTACATTATGTATTATTCTGGTATTATATAAGTACAGTATACATACTGCAGGACCAATTTCTCAGTTTCTTGCCCTTCAAAATAGGCCAGTAATAAAGTTTTCTCTTACCCTTTTACCATATGTTATTTTCTTGTAGTATACTCCCAGATACAAAGAATATGGAGGTTATATTTGTTGGTCTGTCCTGTCTATCAATCATGTCTGCTCCTTACCTTCCTAATTACTGGggagattttcataaaactagcatcactTGTTAACTTCATCAaaatgacatgcagagtgcacagtCAAGGTCCCTGAGTCCAATGTCAAGGTCcaacttgaaggtcaaaggtaaaatagCTTAACCTTATGTCCACTGCATGTTGTCTAAACAGCTAGGaagattttcatcaaataaaCATTGTTTACCTCACtcagacgatgtgcagagtgaggtccaaagtcaaggtcacatttggaggtcaaagaaCTACACTTGTTTCTGCTCCAGATCTTCTAAACTTCTGtgaagattttcattaaaataggATCAATTCTTTACCTAATCAAGATGACAGGCAGAGTGTACAACCTGGGTCACAAGATCCAAGGTCAGGGtcaaattttaatgtcaaatgtcatgatcacaacattttactttgtCTGTATCAAAGTCAAATGATCAATGGccttaagtgatagctctagttcagaTATGTACGTATACACAAAAGagagaaaataacaaacaaattattcagttttcccTTGCCCTGTTTTTCACGTATGTAggtgtatataattataatgcttTGTAAAAGATAACTTTTTGTTTAGATTTCAAAATCAGTTTGTTACTGTCATTTCCATcttttataaaaacaacattttgacaTACTGCTGTTTCAATAAATTCTGCACTGTTTTGAAAACTAGTTACTTTTTTCCATCATCAGAGTGAAATATTCAGCATAATACATGAAGTAATATTCAGGAGAAAAGTTATGTAGTTAACAAGTAATGTAGCAtgcatatatttttatgcccccttttggagaAGGAGGGCTATATTGTTCTGTAGATGTCTTtcggtcagtatgtagaccaactcaagaatgcttgggactaggatcatcaaagttgatagggaggttagtcatagccaggagatgacccctattgattttgagatcagtaggtcaaaggtcaatgtcacagtgacctggaacagttaaatggtttccagataactcaagaaggcttgggcctaggatcatgaaagttaatagggaggatggtcatgaccagcagatgacccctattgattttgaagtcagtagggtaaaggtcaaggtcacattgccccggaatagttaaaccctttccggacggtaacttgagaacccttgggcctaggattggGAGGTAGAttatgaccagcatatgacctctattttgaggtcaaagatcaaggtcacattgacccagagcagtagaacttttgtgtacagtgaccaaataatttctgttccttgtgcaattactgaatgcatcaagagaggcattttgtgttctatgagctcttgtatATATCTAGTTGAATTTCATGGGGAGGTTGGGCGAATATAGCCTTTCATTTGAATCAACCTGTTGGGAATAAGACCAGCAACAATGGAAAAAGTTGTGAGATATGAAAAAATCCAGCAAGACTGAATGACTAGCATGCATTGCTGTGGCTAGGCTCCCCAGTTGTGCTAGGACTTATGTGTTTAAATCACCTAGCTTTTAAACTATGTTCCATTTCTTTTCTGTAGTAAATTCTTTCATACCTACTCACTTGATATGAGAGTCAGGACCATCAGTTTCACTTTGCACAATGTTAGCATATAATAATTCTGTATGCTGATAATGTCCACAGTGAATATACAATACTAATATTAAGAAGACAGAATTATTGAAACTTGCAATTAACTTGCCTTCTTCCATATGCGACATCATtgaaggtattagatcactaatagagaacctcctttttgaagagtattcaattcctatcataaacctacttttactgaagatcttaggggtgcgtaggttcaagccctactgggaccaaatatttttttccttattttcctttttcactagtaaggttttacttctttcaagactcattattgattttttgtacaaaaatggaaaaagatgaatcttataagcgatttcttggtgttcaaagtgaatttactacttaaacagaaggggtagagttacacatctttaaaaatattgagttacatgcggtgaaagttctctattttgctttcactcttagattatatattgtggaagaaatttaggtaggttttacatcttccctaaggttatttttaaatggagtaagcaaaatccaaaacagaaacacatcattcgactTTATTTGTTCAGtattgaagtatgaattctgtctcattaaatccgtttacttgaggcaccatagaaaaaatgacattgacatttttattttgtgttttatgattgtttaccaatagtttgatgtttctt
The Mercenaria mercenaria strain notata chromosome 10, MADL_Memer_1, whole genome shotgun sequence genome window above contains:
- the LOC128546430 gene encoding uncharacterized protein LOC128546430, with the translated sequence MSDTLSSLSLGDEFDVNKVSENNTSELELSDSSQESGKVVCKRRHSREEPDPQERTAIKKARTEGILPNCVDYNKCMQQIREQYFSKIPELYMYGFKFKTPFKLELKNKSDYPKLKQALNRCVQMDAEADETNVNEDNLSTDQTKITHCSGTDKLETNENIPSTLASCTNITHVDTDIEGHESLQNFESITNRAREETNEKEKRTSSDVTEAKQSDKGIINERTSELDKNKEDTSKLSKAKQAVDNRQNNKTTLNDNRNYSGKEGYSIHVIKNSQYSDISEDEDDSPILKGCHTDTPPPEFNHPESYCNTQAKGETSYNPKKGKERKKSGSNARSSVCKDTPQEIDKTTTEPAPSNSINGARPLLNENILRQLSIEDLKTLLKNILHNYPYGVEKGPAKPPQLANENKLTDMTKLPKFTDIEQTNSQNELNQSSRWERDDHEEVRLKLNEKLKMKMKSEEKYASKEQSSVVRIVERVKTKVPDPYFDRVSAIEEEDPEATLWYGFDGAGGIIVKDDNTDAYSCIPPD